One stretch of Numenius arquata chromosome 8, bNumArq3.hap1.1, whole genome shotgun sequence DNA includes these proteins:
- the PSME3IP1 gene encoding PSME3-interacting protein has product MDGGDGAADLVINKRFVSESELEERRKRRQEEWEKVRKPEDPEECPEEAYDPRSLYERLQEQREKKQQEFEEQFKFKNMVRGLDEDETHFLDEVSRQQELLEKQRREEELKELNEYRSTLTKVGVSMDPKKETEKKLPMKSMENKNKFSQAKLLAGAVKHRSSDGGNSVKRLKLDSDHDEKNQEKPSCVPLGSSSVGGSAVHCPSAAVCIGILPGLGAYSGSSDSESSSDSEGTINSTGKIVSSVFRSNSFFDGP; this is encoded by the exons ATGGATGGGGGAGATGGTGCTGCTGACCTTGTGATTAACAAGAGGTTTGTGTCTGAATCGGAGCTAGAGGAGCGGCGAAAGAGAAGGCAAGAGGAATGGGAAAAGGTCCGAAAACCTGAGGATCCTGAAG aATGCCCAGAGGAGGCATATGACCCACGTTCGTTGTATGAAAGACTtcaggaacagagagaaaagaagcagcaggagtttGAGGAGCAATTTAAATTCA AAAATATGGTAAGAGGCTTAGATGAAGATGAGACGCATTTCCTTGATGAGGTTTCTCGGCAGCAAGAGCTACTTGAAAAGCAACGAAGGGAAGAAGAGCTGAAAGAACTAAACGAATACAGA AGCACTCTCACCAAAGTGGGAGTCAGCATGGACCCAAAGAAGGAAACTGAGAAGAAATTGCCCATGAAGTCAATGGAAAACAAGAACAAATTCTCTCAGGCAAAGCTGTTGGCAGGAGctgtgaaacacaggag ttcAGATGGTGGTAACAGTGTGAAGAGATTGAAACTAGACAGTGATCACGACGAAAAGAACCAAG AAAAAccctcctgtgtccccctggGGAGCAGCTCGGTGGGGGGCTCCGCGGTCCACTGTCCCTCCGCAGCCGTGTGCATTGGGATCCTGCCTGGCCTGGGCGCCTACTCGGGAAGCAGCGACTCCGAGTCCAGCTCGGACAGCGAAGGCACTATCAATTCCACTGGAAAGATCGTCTCTTCCGTCTTTCGCAGCAACAGTTTCTTTGATGGCCCATAA